A genomic segment from Lutibacter sp. A80 encodes:
- a CDS encoding glycoside hydrolase family 172 protein: protein MTKLFKEIPLISIVVLIILVSCNNSQEVITTEMLLKEMVDRAEQSRYPKVDFRLKQASSYNRASVDSLDTDGWFINHDFNSNDKDHNFVRIEENNQQKEWVLMNHKGPGVIVRTWMPFLNPNKTDTDIQIKIYLDGSKDPVLEGNMLQLLNGEGLFPYPFAHKSLRSAVSFFPIAYAKSCKITTTGRPFFYQFTYREYPEETNIKTFSLEDFNNNKNLAAQVGDKLLNPVNFIDGQSVNLNLKIPVFGEKTIELPKGSAAVKMFALKLNDYTKDDLMRSTIVKMSFDGKEKVWCPIGDFFGTGVGLNPYQGWHNMVSEDGTMTTKWVMPYQKTASITIENLSEVAIDIQLNTIVGDYKWDERSMYFNAAWRGQYPIATRPYSDWNYISLKGRGVYIGDALTVMNPVEKWWGEGDEKIWVDGEDFPSIFGTGTEDYYGYSWGGRSTDFYEHPFHAQPQSNVYNKLNRKVTDERNTKGFSTEVRTRALDVMPFSSSFHFDMEVWSWTDCEMGYGVGLMWYGFEDVTSNRTPNAIEALNVPKLESID, encoded by the coding sequence ATGACTAAGTTATTTAAAGAGATACCGTTAATAAGTATTGTGGTGTTAATAATTTTAGTTTCGTGTAATAATTCACAAGAAGTAATTACTACAGAAATGTTGTTAAAAGAAATGGTTGATAGAGCTGAGCAGTCACGTTATCCAAAAGTAGATTTTAGGTTAAAGCAAGCGAGTAGCTATAATAGAGCGTCAGTAGATAGTTTAGATACCGATGGTTGGTTTATAAATCACGATTTTAATAGTAATGATAAAGACCATAATTTTGTTCGTATAGAAGAAAATAATCAGCAAAAAGAGTGGGTATTAATGAATCATAAAGGTCCTGGCGTAATTGTTAGAACTTGGATGCCTTTTTTAAATCCTAATAAAACAGATACTGATATTCAAATTAAAATATATTTAGATGGAAGTAAAGACCCGGTTTTAGAAGGCAATATGTTGCAATTGTTAAATGGAGAAGGTTTATTTCCGTATCCGTTTGCACACAAATCGTTACGCTCTGCAGTTTCATTTTTTCCAATAGCATATGCTAAAAGTTGTAAAATAACTACAACTGGTCGTCCATTCTTTTATCAGTTTACTTATCGAGAATATCCTGAAGAAACAAACATCAAAACGTTTTCATTAGAAGATTTTAATAACAATAAAAATCTAGCAGCACAAGTAGGTGATAAATTGTTAAATCCAGTAAATTTTATAGATGGTCAATCGGTTAATTTAAATCTAAAAATACCTGTATTTGGAGAAAAAACAATAGAATTACCAAAAGGATCAGCAGCAGTTAAAATGTTTGCGCTTAAATTAAACGATTATACTAAAGATGATCTAATGAGATCTACCATTGTTAAAATGAGTTTTGATGGGAAAGAAAAAGTATGGTGTCCTATTGGAGATTTTTTTGGCACAGGTGTAGGCTTAAATCCTTATCAAGGTTGGCATAATATGGTTTCTGAAGATGGAACAATGACTACCAAATGGGTAATGCCTTATCAAAAAACGGCAAGTATAACTATAGAAAATTTAAGTGAAGTTGCAATTGATATTCAATTAAATACAATAGTAGGAGATTATAAATGGGATGAACGAAGCATGTATTTTAACGCAGCATGGCGTGGTCAATATCCTATAGCTACAAGGCCATATTCAGATTGGAATTATATATCCCTTAAAGGTCGTGGAGTTTATATTGGAGATGCATTAACAGTAATGAATCCTGTTGAAAAATGGTGGGGAGAAGGAGATGAAAAAATTTGGGTAGATGGAGAAGATTTTCCATCCATTTTTGGAACCGGTACAGAAGATTATTATGGGTATTCTTGGGGAGGTAGAAGTACTGATTTTTATGAACATCCTTTTCATGCACAACCACAAAGTAACGTTTATAATAAATTAAATAGAAAAGTTACTGATGAGCGAAATACAAAAGGTTTTAGCACAGAAGTTAGAACTAGAGCTCTAGATGTAATGCCTTTTTCTTCTTCGTTTCATTTTGATATGGAAGTTTGGAGCTGGACAGATTGTGAAATGGGATATGGTGTTGGACTTATGTGGTATGGTTTTGAGGATGTAACTTCAAATAGAACACCAAATGCAATTGAAGCGTTGAATGTGCCAAAATTAGAAAGTATAGATTAA
- a CDS encoding sulfatase, translating to MKNLFIIVLLIVFSFSCTTKKQDETTQKPNIIYINVDDLGWMDTETYGSSFYETPNISKLAEMGMMFTNGYASASNCAPSRACLISGQNTPRHGIYTVSNSDRGNKKTRKLIPIKNTEILNDSVFTMAEMFKKAGYITGTFGKWHLGEDPTTQGFDVNVGGALNGNPGSDGYFSPYNIKNIEDNTPNENLTDRLTSEAIKFIENNKEKPFFVYLPFYAVHTPLSTTSLLEKKYTDKGGNKLQNKAVYAGMIETVDKNIGILLNTLEKLDLKNTLIVFTSDNGGIRAVSSQDPLRAGKGSYYEGGIRVPYIISWNGVVQPNSVSNTPISNLDFYPTFMDVVGVELPNKILDGTSILPVLKGESIEERALYYHFPIYLQSYNKEKDDARDPLFRTRPGSVIIEGNWKLHQYFEDDALELYNLSTDIGERTNLINTNPEKARELLEKLDNWRNNTNAPIPTELNLDYDPNFVQKKKKSDL from the coding sequence ATGAAAAACTTATTTATTATAGTATTGCTGATTGTCTTTTCTTTTTCTTGCACTACTAAAAAACAAGATGAAACTACCCAAAAACCTAATATTATTTATATAAATGTAGATGATTTAGGTTGGATGGATACAGAAACTTATGGTAGTTCATTTTACGAAACTCCAAACATTTCTAAACTAGCTGAAATGGGTATGATGTTTACCAATGGTTATGCTTCTGCCTCAAATTGTGCTCCAAGTAGAGCTTGTTTAATAAGTGGGCAAAATACACCACGACACGGAATTTATACTGTTAGTAATTCAGATAGAGGAAATAAAAAAACACGTAAATTAATACCAATAAAAAATACTGAAATATTGAATGATAGTGTGTTTACAATGGCAGAAATGTTTAAAAAAGCAGGCTATATTACAGGAACTTTTGGTAAATGGCATTTAGGAGAAGACCCTACAACACAGGGGTTTGATGTAAATGTAGGTGGTGCTCTTAATGGAAACCCTGGATCTGATGGTTATTTTAGTCCATATAATATTAAAAATATTGAAGATAATACACCAAATGAAAATTTAACGGATAGACTTACTTCAGAAGCTATTAAGTTTATCGAAAATAATAAGGAAAAACCATTTTTTGTATACCTTCCTTTTTATGCAGTTCATACGCCTTTATCTACAACTTCATTATTAGAAAAAAAATATACAGATAAAGGAGGTAATAAACTTCAAAATAAAGCTGTTTATGCTGGAATGATAGAAACAGTAGATAAAAATATAGGTATTTTATTAAATACTCTAGAGAAGCTAGATTTAAAAAACACACTTATAGTATTTACCTCAGATAATGGAGGAATTAGAGCTGTTTCTTCTCAAGATCCATTAAGAGCAGGAAAAGGTTCTTATTATGAAGGAGGTATTAGAGTGCCATATATTATTAGCTGGAATGGAGTTGTACAACCAAATTCAGTTTCAAACACCCCAATTAGTAATCTTGATTTTTATCCAACTTTTATGGATGTTGTTGGTGTTGAATTACCAAATAAAATTTTAGACGGTACATCAATTTTACCAGTTTTAAAAGGAGAATCAATTGAGGAAAGAGCATTGTATTACCACTTTCCAATTTATTTGCAGTCTTATAATAAGGAAAAAGATGACGCTCGTGATCCACTTTTTAGAACCCGTCCTGGATCAGTAATTATTGAAGGTAATTGGAAGTTGCATCAATATTTTGAAGATGATGCTTTAGAATTATACAACTTATCTACAGATATTGGAGAACGTACAAACCTTATTAACACAAACCCAGAAAAAGCGAGAGAACTTTTAGAAAAATTAGATAATTGGAGAAACAATACTAATGCTCCAATACCTACAGAATTAAATTTAGATTACGATCCTAATTTTGTTCAAAAAAAGAAAAAAAGTGATTTATAA